The Helianthus annuus cultivar XRQ/B chromosome 16, HanXRQr2.0-SUNRISE, whole genome shotgun sequence genome includes a window with the following:
- the LOC110915898 gene encoding serine/threonine/tyrosine-protein kinase HT1 yields the protein MKKLNWFKQISNNGKLERRLSLGEYKRAVSWSKYLVSSGGAIKSNGFEQEDESEWSADMSQLFIGNKFATGRHSRVYRGVYKQQDVAIKLVSQPEEDRELALMLENQFTSEVVLLFRLQHPNIITLIAACKKPPVFCIITEYLAGGSLRAYLHQQEPYSVPPNLVLKLALDIAWGMQYLHSQGILHRDLKSENLLLGEDMSVKVADFGISCLESQCGSAKGFTGTYRWMAPEMIREKKHTKKIDVYSFAIVLWELLTALTPFDDMTPEQAAFAVCQKNARPPLPDSCPMAFRQLIRRCWSSKPEKRPGFDEIVRILERYAACVEENPDFLTTFEPGNGGSFGCDRGCFGPRKTASRD from the exons CGGTTATCGCTCGGGGAGTACAAGCGAGCGGTGTCGTGGTCCAAGTATCTGGTGTCGTCTGGAGGCGCGATAAAATCAAACGGATTTGAACAAGAAGATGAGTCAGAATGGAGTGCTGACATGTCACAGTTGTTTATAGGGAATAAGTTTGCTACTGGGAGGCATAGTAGGGTTTACAGAGGGGTTTATAAGCAACAAGATGTTGCAATTAAGCTTGTTAGTCAGCCTGAGGAGGATAGAGAATTGGCATTGATGTTGGAGAATCAGTTTACTTCGGAGGTCGTTTTGTTGTTTCGGCTTCAGCATCCGAATATTATTACT TTAATTGCGGCTTGTAAAAAACCTCCTGTGTTTTGTATAATTACGGAATACTTGGCGGGTGGGTCCCTTAGGGCGTATCTCCATCAGCAGGAGCCGTATTCAGTGCCACCGAACCTAGTTTTAAAGCTGGCCCTTGACATTGCATGGGGAATGCAGTACCTTCATTCTCAAGGCATACTTCACAGGGATCTAAAATCTGAAAATCTACTGCTTGGTGAAGATATGAGTGTAAAAGTTGCCGATTTTGGCATCTCGTGTTTAGAATCCCAATGTGGTAGCGCAAAAGGATTTACGGGTACTTATCGTTGGATGGCGCCCGAAATGATCAGAGAAAAGAAACATACAAAGAAAATTGAtgtttacagttttgccattgttCTTTGGGAACTTTTAACTGCTTTGACTCCTTTTGATGATATGACTCCGGAACAAGCTGCATTTGCCGTCTGTCAAAAG AATGCTAGACCTCCGTTACCCGATTCATGTCCAATGGCGTTTCGCCAGCTCATCAGACGATGTTGGTCAAGCAAACCAGAAAAACGACCCGGGTTTGATGAAATTGTGAGGATTTTGGAGAGATATGCAGCATGTGTGGAGGAAAATCCTGATTTCTTGACAACATTTGAACCTGGTAATGGCGGTTCTTTCGGTTGTGACCGTGGTTGTTTCGGTCCCCGTAAAACTGCATCTAGGGACTAA
- the LOC118488175 gene encoding uncharacterized protein LOC118488175: MSKRLFLRIVDDLEANYDYFKQKADARGALGFTGIIDVYGARYLRTPTWDNLQKIYEVHNAEHGLPGMIGSIDCMHWRWDNCPTAWRGQHTRGDQKGPTIILQAVASQDLWVWSAYFGVVELCNDINVFEQSPLLEKWISGKAPKASFYANGNYYPHGYYLSDGIYPRRRKGDMPELCARSRSRGASIGVNGRKSE; encoded by the exons ATGAGTAAGCGGTTGTTTCTACGCATAGTCGACGACTTGGAAGCCAACtacgattattttaaacaaaaagcggATGCGAGAGGGGCACTTGGATTTACCG gtataatTGATGTGTACGGTGCGCGTTATCTTAGAACGCCCACATGGGACAACCTTCAAAAGATCTACGAGGTACATAATGCTGAGCATGGTTTGCCTGGTATGATCGGGAGCATAGATTGCATGCATTGGCGTTGGGATAACTGCCCGACTGCATGGCGAGGCCAACACACACGTGGTGACCAAAAAGGACCCACTATTATTCTTCAGGCGGTTGCTTCacaggacctttgggtttggtcggcttactttggCGTTGTCGAGTTATGCAATGATATCAATGTTTTTGAACAATCTCCGTTGTTAGAAAAGTGGATTTCTGGCAAAGCTCCAAAAGCGTCGTTTTACGCAAATGGAAACTACTACCCTCATGGATATTATTTGAGTGACGGaatttatcctag acgaaggaaaggcgatatgCCAGAATTATGTGCCAGAAGCCGTTCAAGAGGAGCATCCATAGGcgtcaatggaagaaagagtgaataa
- the LOC110917577 gene encoding protein KINESIN LIGHT CHAIN-RELATED 3, with product MPGLVLDEIHEDKVIDEMPENGNLPKTNDNLDSSKSPDNVATGNSVSVVVEPSIDQLYDNVCEMQSSDQSLSRLSYGSDGEESRIDSELRHLVGGEMKEVEIIQQDEEISSFEEKQESSKSHSSKKSKKASELESEVNSESISKNKYLQKGIKKPVVGDKNVNLGPHLLKQARDLLSSGDNPRKALDLALRAAKSFEKSTNGNPGLDAVMCMHVTAAIYCNLGQYGEAIQILENSVRILVNEESQDHALAKFAGYMQLGDTYSMLGQLENSLQCYKSGLDLQKKILGETDPRVGETCRYLAEAHVQALQFDEAEKLCQTALEIHKENGLPASLEEAADRKLMGLICETKGDHEAALEHLVLASMAMMANGHENEVCSVDVSIGDTYLSLSRFDEAIHAYQKALMALKSSKGENHPAVASVYVRLADLHNKIGKIRDSKSYCENALRIYEKPAPGIPQEEIACGFTDISAIYESMNELDYALKLLHKALKIYNDVPGQQNTVAGIEAQMGVMYYVLGKYSESYNSFKSAILKLRASGEKKNMFFGIALNQMGLTCVQRYAINEALDLFEEARSILEHECGSYHPDTLAVYSNLAGTYDAVGRLDDAIALLERIVVIREEKLGTAHPDVDDEKRRLAELLKEAGKVRTKKNRSLEHLLDSSHGSTINNGATLTVTD from the exons ATGCCTGGGTTAGTTTTGGATGAGATTCATGAAGATAAGGTGATAGACGAAATGCCCGAAAATGGAAATTTGCCGAAAACAAATGATAATTTGGATTCGAGCAAGTCTCCGGATAATGTGGCTACTGGGAATAGTGTGAGTGTAGTGGTCGAGCCGTCAATCGATCAGCTTTACGATAATGTGTGCGAGATGCAGAGTTCTGATCAGTCGCTATCTCGGCTTAGCTACGGATCGGATGGTGAAGAATCGAGAATCGATTCGGAGTTGCGGCACTTGGTTGGAGGTGAGATGAAAGAAGTGGAAATTATTCAACAAGATGAAGAGATTTCTAGTtttgaagaaaaacaagaaagcTCGAAATCTCATTCTTCGAAGAAATCGAAGAAAGCGTCTGAATTGGAGTCAGAAGTGAATTCCGAATCAATTTCTAAGAACAAATATCTTCAAAAAGGTATCAAGAAGCCAGTTGTTGGTGATAAGAACGTGAATCTCGGTCCACATTTGCTTAAACAAGCTCGGGATTTGTTGTCTTCGGGTGATAACCCTCGTAAAGCACTCGATTTAGCTCTTCGCGCAGCGAAATCGTTTGAAAAGTCAACTAACGGGAACCCCGGTTTAGATGCCGTAATGTGTATGCATGTTACAGCAGCCATATATTGTAACTTAGGTCAGTACGGTGAGGCCATTCAGATCCTCGAGAATTCGGTAAGAATTCTCGTAAATGAAGAAAGTCAAGATCACGCGCTCGCTAAATTCGCTGGCTATATGCAGTTGGGTGATACTTATTCCATGTTGGGTCAACTTGAAAACTCGTTACAGTGCTACAAATCGGGTTTGGATTTACAAAAAAAGATTTTGGGCGAAACCGATCCGAGAGTCGGTGAAACTTGTAGGTATCTTGCTGAAGCTCATGTTCAAGCTCTGCAATTCGATGAAGCCGAGAAACTTTGTCAAACGGCTCTTGAAATCCATAAAGAGAACGGTTTACCTGCGTCCTTGGAAGAAGCAGCCGATCGAAAACTGATGGGTCTAATTTGTGAAACGAAAGGTGACCACGAGGCTGCACTCGAGCACTTGGTGTTAGCCAGTATGGCCATGATGGCTAACGGGCATGAAAACGAGGTTTGTTCGGTGGATGTAAGTATCGGCGACACGTATTTATCGCTATCTAGATTTGATGAGGCGATTCACGCATACCAAAAGGCACTCATGGCTCTAAAATCGTCAAAAGGTGAGAATCATCCTGCCGTTGCTTCCGTTTATGTGCGTTTGGCTGATTTGCATAACAAGATCGGCAAAATACGAGACTCGAAATCATACTGCGAAAACGCACTTCGTATTTACGAAAAGCCCGCTCCTGGAATCCCGCAAGAGGAAATCGCGTGTGGGTTTACGGATATTTCAGCAATTTACGAGTCTATGAACGAGCTTGACTACGCGCTGAAGCTGTTACACAAGGCGTTAAAGATATACAACGACGTGCCAGGTCAGCAAAACACGGTTGCGGGAATCGAAGCTCAAATGGGAGTTATGTATTACGTGCTGGGGAAATACTCGGAATCTTATAATTCCTTCAAAAGCGCGATTTTAAAGCTTCGTGCTAGTGGCGAGAAGAAAAACATGTTTTTTGGTATTGCTTTGAACCAGATGGGACTCACATGTGTTCAACGGTATGCCATTAATGAAGCGCTTGACCTTTTTGAAGAAGCTAGAAGCATATTAGAACATGAGTGCGGGTCGTATCACCCTGACACTCTTGCGGTTTACAGCAATCTAGCTGGCACTTATGACGCTGTTGGCAG aTTGGATGATGCGATCGCACTATTGGAACGGATTGTTGTGATTAGGGAGGAAAAGCTCGGGACCGCACACCCGGATGTGGATGATGAGAAGAGGCGGTTAGCCGAACTGTTAAAAGAAGCGGGAAAGGTTCGAACCAAAAAGAACAGATCACTAGAACACCTTCTTGACTCGAGCCAcgggtcaacaataaacaatggTGCCACTCTTACTGTTACTGATTAA